Proteins co-encoded in one Nitrospirota bacterium genomic window:
- the mraZ gene encoding division/cell wall cluster transcriptional repressor MraZ, translating into MPGFFGKHYYTLDPKGRIIIPAPFREILSSNYSLKLIFVNDIFDRCICAYPIDEWNQLMEKMKGKPQTMDAVRYYMRRVVGSAVECEIDKQGRTLVPASLRDDAELGGEVVMIGQGNRIEIWNKKEFTDVADPSKVDRKAYMEQLSGLGL; encoded by the coding sequence ATGCCGGGATTTTTCGGGAAACATTATTACACCTTAGATCCAAAAGGCAGAATCATTATCCCTGCTCCTTTCCGTGAAATACTTTCATCAAATTATAGCCTAAAACTTATTTTTGTCAATGATATTTTTGACCGCTGCATCTGCGCCTATCCGATTGATGAATGGAACCAGCTCATGGAAAAAATGAAAGGAAAGCCGCAGACCATGGATGCAGTCAGATATTACATGCGCCGCGTTGTCGGCTCTGCCGTGGAATGCGAAATAGACAAACAGGGCAGAACGCTTGTTCCGGCGTCTCTCAGGGATGATGCGGAATTGGGCGGCGAGGTAGTCATGATAGGGCAGGGAAACAGGATTGAAATTTGGAACAAAAAAGAATTTACAGATGTTGCTGATCCGTCAAAGGTGGACAGGAAGGCTTACATGGAACAACTGTCCGGACTTGGTTTGTAA
- the rsmH gene encoding 16S rRNA (cytosine(1402)-N(4))-methyltransferase RsmH — protein MECPGIVHVPVMLTEVLEALKVKESGIYIDGTTGLGGHAEGILKNAQQCTLIAMDSDELAIQAARERLKPLMSERRKVHFVRDNFSNMKTAVNELGYEKVDGILLDLGVSTLQLNTEDRGFSFLRDEPLDMRMDKRQRLTAAEIVNRYPEKDLAHIIWQYGDEGFSRKISRAIVTVRKKQPVSSCLELAEIIERAIGRRGRIHPATKTFQALRIEVNRELAVLTAAIDEGAGILNKGGRFCVLSYHSLEDRIVKNSFKKLSAEGRLSIITKKPLVPVREEIRTNPSSRSAKFRTAEAL, from the coding sequence ATGGAATGTCCGGGGATCGTCCATGTCCCGGTTATGCTGACGGAGGTGCTTGAGGCATTGAAAGTAAAAGAGTCAGGGATATACATTGACGGCACAACAGGGCTCGGTGGGCATGCTGAGGGCATTTTGAAAAATGCACAGCAGTGCACGCTGATTGCAATGGACAGCGACGAGCTTGCAATTCAGGCGGCAAGGGAGAGGCTGAAACCTCTTATGTCAGAAAGACGCAAGGTGCATTTTGTCAGGGACAATTTTTCAAATATGAAGACAGCGGTTAATGAACTTGGTTATGAAAAGGTTGACGGGATCCTGCTTGATTTAGGTGTTTCAACATTACAGCTCAATACTGAAGACAGGGGTTTTAGTTTTTTAAGGGATGAGCCCCTTGACATGCGGATGGACAAAAGACAGAGGCTTACGGCCGCTGAAATTGTAAACAGGTATCCTGAAAAAGACCTGGCCCATATCATCTGGCAGTACGGAGACGAAGGATTCAGCAGGAAGATATCAAGGGCGATTGTTACGGTACGCAAAAAACAGCCGGTCAGCTCCTGCCTGGAGCTTGCGGAAATCATAGAGAGGGCTATTGGAAGGCGGGGCAGGATTCATCCTGCAACAAAGACCTTTCAGGCCTTAAGAATTGAGGTAAACAGGGAGCTTGCCGTGCTGACTGCCGCAATTGATGAAGGCGCGGGCATTCTCAATAAAGGCGGAAGATTCTGCGTGCTTTCATATCATTCGCTTGAAGACAGGATTGTGAAAAATTCATTCAAAAAACTTTCAGCCGAAGGACGGCTTAGTATTATTACAAAAAAGCCTTTAGTGCCGGTCAGAGAGGAAATAAGGACGAATCCGTCTTCACGGAGCGCAAAATTCAGGACAGCGGAGGCGTTATGA
- a CDS encoding penicillin-binding protein has protein sequence MKYRRRKKPDVALLWDRFPDADYSHSRKRAVVLKTIVFFAFFVVFFKLFYLMVIQHKDLSEKAAQQYSRAVTLMPQRGTIYDRSMRELAVNIETNSLYAVPLKVDNISYVSSRLSPVAKVSANILSSRLADGKGRKSSFMWITRKMDEDMSRGAEKVKDELKNTVGIVTETKRYYPKGQLAAHILGYTDIDNKGLEGIERRYDKYMKGQVKKVQLGRDAHGLNLANNTEEGIPGNSLLLTIDEGLQHIVERELAGAVEIWQAEGAVGIMMDPVTGEILALANMPTYDLNMPADAEASERRNRAITDSYEPGSTFKIIAASGVIEEGLVTPERKFDCSKGYINVSGGKPIRDVHKNGVLTFKECVQKSSNVCLIQAGAILGEKKFYKYVKEFGFGDKTKIDLIGEVGGLLKSPESWSGRTLATISIGQEIGVTPLQILRAYSAIANGGRLMKPYIVSEVISPDRRIIEKSSPKIERQVVSEETAKTMRDILKTVVEEGGTAQRASIKGNLVAGKTGTAQMIDPKTGRYSASDYVSSFVGFVPADNPRISLIIVVFKPRGARYGGTVAAPVFRNIIEQTLTYLDVPMERDENNITLVSR, from the coding sequence ATGAAATACAGAAGAAGAAAAAAACCGGATGTTGCACTGCTCTGGGACAGGTTCCCTGACGCAGATTATTCTCACAGCAGAAAAAGGGCTGTTGTGCTTAAGACAATAGTGTTTTTTGCGTTCTTTGTTGTATTTTTTAAGCTTTTTTATCTCATGGTTATCCAGCATAAGGATCTCTCAGAGAAGGCGGCGCAGCAGTATTCAAGGGCGGTAACATTAATGCCTCAGAGGGGGACTATTTATGACAGGTCCATGAGGGAGCTTGCCGTTAATATAGAAACCAATTCTTTATATGCCGTGCCCTTAAAGGTGGATAACATCAGTTATGTATCTTCACGGCTTTCTCCGGTAGCTAAGGTTTCTGCAAATATTCTGAGCAGCAGGCTTGCAGACGGCAAAGGCAGGAAATCAAGTTTTATGTGGATTACAAGAAAAATGGACGAGGATATGTCACGCGGAGCGGAGAAAGTAAAAGATGAATTGAAAAATACAGTTGGCATTGTCACTGAGACAAAGCGGTATTATCCCAAGGGACAGCTTGCGGCGCATATTCTCGGGTATACGGATATTGATAATAAGGGGCTTGAAGGCATTGAACGCCGTTATGACAAATATATGAAGGGCCAAGTGAAAAAAGTTCAACTCGGCAGGGATGCCCACGGTTTAAACCTTGCCAATAACACAGAAGAAGGCATCCCGGGCAACAGCCTCCTGCTTACTATTGACGAAGGACTTCAGCATATAGTTGAAAGGGAGCTGGCCGGCGCTGTTGAAATATGGCAGGCCGAAGGCGCGGTGGGAATAATGATGGACCCGGTGACAGGCGAAATCCTTGCCCTTGCCAACATGCCAACATATGACCTCAACATGCCGGCTGACGCGGAGGCCTCTGAAAGGCGCAACAGGGCAATTACTGATTCGTACGAGCCGGGTTCAACATTTAAAATAATTGCGGCTTCAGGGGTTATTGAAGAGGGGCTTGTCACGCCTGAAAGAAAATTTGACTGTTCCAAGGGCTATATAAATGTCAGCGGCGGAAAACCTATCCGCGATGTTCATAAAAACGGCGTGCTTACATTTAAAGAGTGCGTTCAAAAATCATCAAATGTCTGTCTGATACAGGCCGGCGCAATACTCGGCGAGAAAAAATTTTATAAATATGTGAAAGAATTCGGTTTCGGCGATAAAACAAAGATAGACCTCATAGGAGAAGTGGGCGGGCTTTTAAAATCGCCTGAATCATGGTCCGGAAGGACGCTTGCCACCATATCAATCGGGCAGGAAATTGGGGTGACCCCCTTGCAGATTTTAAGGGCTTATTCGGCAATTGCCAACGGCGGCAGACTGATGAAGCCGTATATTGTCTCTGAAGTAATTTCGCCTGACAGAAGGATTATTGAAAAATCTTCTCCTAAGATTGAACGGCAGGTTGTTTCAGAAGAAACGGCAAAGACCATGAGGGATATTTTAAAGACGGTTGTTGAAGAAGGCGGCACCGCGCAGAGGGCGTCCATAAAGGGCAATCTTGTAGCAGGGAAGACAGGCACTGCACAGATGATTGACCCCAAGACAGGGCGGTATTCCGCTTCTGATTATGTGAGTTCCTTTGTCGGTTTTGTCCCTGCAGATAATCCGAGGATTTCACTTATCATTGTTGTATTCAAGCCGAGGGGCGCAAGGTACGGAGGCACAGTAGCCGCCCCGGTGTTCAGAAACATCATAGAGCAGACGCTTACATATCTGGATGTTCCTATGGAAAGGGATGAGAATAATATTACACTTGTCAGTAGATGA